From a single Anomaloglossus baeobatrachus isolate aAnoBae1 chromosome 4, aAnoBae1.hap1, whole genome shotgun sequence genomic region:
- the TMEM88 gene encoding transmembrane protein 88 — MPRSDVMGEDTSTLPPPYTPAPPVPREPLDCWACAVLITAHNLLVGAANLGIFIVMCGGALVPSAAMLLYGFLCHPRFRKPKETLCPALLTPAACVTLLVFGVLLVLPLLILGLAGYARIVRCFQLSSCFLPYSRAMYQGTPPRRRPAKESPKDGKAWV, encoded by the exons ATGCCCCGATCAGACGTGATGGGTGAGGATACCTCCACGCTGCCCCCACCGTACACCCCTGCACCCCCAGTGCCGAGGGAACCCCTGGACTGCTGGGCATGTGCCGTGCTGATCACCGCTCACAACCTGCTGGTGGGAGCTGCCAACCTGGGGATATTCATCGTGATGTGTGGGGGCGCCCTGGTGCCATCGGCCGCCATGCTGCTCTATGGATTCCTGTGCCACCCGCGG TTCCGCAAGCCCAAGGAGACGTTGTGCCCGGCGCTGCTGACCCCGGCGGCCTGTGTGACCCTGCTGGTGTTCGGGGTGCTCTTGGTGTTACCCCTCCTCATCCTCGGCCTGGCCGGTTACGCCCGGATCGTCCGCTGCTTCCAGCTCAGCTCCTGCTTCCTGCCCTACAGCCGCGCCATGTACCAGGGGACCCCGCCCCGGAGGCGCCCGGCCAAGGAAAGCCCCAAAGACGGCAAGGCCTGGGTGTGA